One window of the Halobacillus litoralis genome contains the following:
- a CDS encoding transposase, whose product MPNPRRVWFPNAWYHITARGNRKTDIFYDEHDRFKYLQLLREAKHTYPFHLHAYCLMSNHVHLLIETIDTPPGSFMKEIHSQYARAFNKKYGYVGHLFQGPYKAHLQGDVNAILQVSRYIHLNPCRALLTLEPEAYKWSSYPHYLSPTPFYSDLITTKTVLSYFKDVKQYESFVQLANKSTSGHPNNG is encoded by the coding sequence ATGCCCAATCCTCGGAGAGTCTGGTTTCCGAACGCCTGGTATCATATTACCGCACGTGGCAATCGTAAGACAGACATTTTTTATGATGAACACGACCGCTTCAAGTATTTGCAATTACTTCGGGAAGCGAAACACACCTACCCCTTCCACCTTCACGCTTATTGCCTCATGTCCAACCACGTCCATCTTCTGATTGAAACAATCGATACGCCTCCCGGTTCGTTCATGAAAGAAATCCATTCCCAATATGCCCGCGCTTTCAACAAAAAATATGGGTATGTCGGCCACCTCTTCCAAGGTCCCTACAAAGCCCACCTGCAAGGCGATGTCAATGCCATCCTCCAAGTCAGTCGCTATATCCACTTGAATCCATGCCGTGCCCTATTGACCCTTGAACCAGAAGCCTACAAATGGAGCAGTTACCCCCACTATCTATCTCCTACACCCTTTTACTCGGATTTGATAACAACGAAAACCGTACTATCTTATTTCAAAGATGTAAAGCAGTATGAATCCTTCGTCCAATTGGCAAATAAATCCACCTCAGGTCATCCAAATAATGGATGA
- a CDS encoding AEC family transporter: protein MAIFFQVVLPVVLVFVAGYALQKILRLEIKSISTVTLYIMLPCLVFKTFYNATFDQDYLMMVIFSVLLLFSILFINKIAAKVLKYGTATESGLILSTAFMNAGNYGAPIVLFAFGEQGFVYSVSFMVLQQIVMNFFGVYYAAKGAAGIGMAIRTVLKMPPTHAVWIALVFKYTPMSISDNVMSSIELVGNATIPTVMILLGMQLANITVKNLAWDKISYAATLRLLGSPLIAWLLTILLPMSDMMANVMIISAAMPSAATTTMYAVQFDSKPDLVSSITLITTLLSVITIPIALNILT, encoded by the coding sequence ATGGCGATCTTTTTTCAAGTGGTGCTTCCTGTGGTGCTCGTTTTTGTCGCAGGGTACGCTTTACAAAAAATCCTCCGCCTGGAAATCAAATCAATTTCAACCGTAACTCTTTATATCATGCTGCCCTGTCTTGTCTTCAAGACATTTTACAATGCAACATTTGATCAGGATTACCTCATGATGGTTATCTTTTCGGTATTATTGTTATTCAGCATTCTTTTCATCAATAAAATAGCTGCCAAGGTTCTGAAGTATGGAACAGCGACTGAAAGTGGACTCATCCTTTCAACGGCGTTTATGAATGCCGGGAACTACGGGGCACCGATCGTGCTTTTTGCTTTTGGTGAGCAAGGCTTTGTCTATTCCGTGTCTTTCATGGTACTACAGCAAATCGTGATGAACTTCTTCGGGGTTTATTATGCAGCCAAAGGAGCGGCCGGCATCGGTATGGCCATCAGGACAGTACTGAAGATGCCTCCGACGCACGCTGTATGGATTGCCCTTGTTTTCAAATACACACCCATGTCGATCTCAGATAACGTCATGTCGAGCATTGAACTGGTCGGTAACGCAACGATTCCCACTGTGATGATCCTGCTTGGGATGCAGCTGGCGAACATTACGGTGAAAAATCTGGCCTGGGACAAGATTTCTTATGCAGCCACACTGAGACTCCTCGGCTCTCCATTAATTGCCTGGCTGCTGACGATCCTGCTGCCGATGAGTGATATGATGGCGAATGTGATGATAATATCAGCGGCAATGCCGTCTGCTGCGACGACAACGATGTATGCGGTCCAATTCGATTCAAAACCGGACCTCGTCTCAAGCATAACGCTGATCACCACGTTGTTGAGCGTCATCACGATTCCGATCGCCTTGAATATTCTCACATAA
- a CDS encoding RNA polymerase sigma factor → MKTNIPIFHECEGLIYFTLRRLNIPEPHDDYFQEGYLIFRKSLEKYDSSLKSKFSTYFTHILYRHFQSHLRKEQREREATAQLSHNTPLKWSDPLLEPLILVDILHYSALTPLESSIFHFTYSGFTVRETAVLTERSVSTIKRARKRLKQKLEVAIKKV, encoded by the coding sequence ATGAAAACTAATATTCCTATTTTCCACGAATGTGAGGGGCTCATATATTTCACCTTACGTCGTTTGAACATTCCTGAGCCGCATGATGACTACTTCCAAGAAGGTTATCTGATTTTCAGAAAAAGCCTTGAAAAGTATGATTCTTCCCTCAAAAGCAAGTTCTCCACTTACTTCACCCACATTCTCTACCGCCACTTCCAGTCCCACCTGAGAAAGGAACAACGTGAGCGCGAAGCCACTGCTCAACTCTCCCACAACACCCCTCTGAAATGGTCTGATCCTCTGCTTGAGCCTCTCATTCTCGTCGACATCCTTCACTACTCAGCACTTACCCCACTTGAGTCTTCGATTTTCCATTTCACCTATAGCGGTTTCACCGTCCGGGAAACAGCTGTTTTGACAGAGAGAAGTGTTTCGACGATCAAGCGTGCCCGGAAAAGACTGAAACAGAAGCTGGAAGTGGCGATTAAGAAGGTTTAG
- a CDS encoding sigma factor encodes MVVDEKFERIVEESERLIHYHIRKLNIIDRNGDFFAEGLYALWNAYLTHNPEKGEFSKYISWKIHNALIDQIRKDSRKQEKEEIYQEHMKQEELYLCEDTISDIYWWEHVRSLLTNNQWKWVYHFIIMDRSITQTARLEQVSVDAVKNWGRHARKRLQGLNLEQ; translated from the coding sequence ATGGTCGTAGATGAAAAGTTTGAGAGAATTGTAGAAGAAAGCGAGCGGTTGATCCACTATCATATACGGAAATTGAACATCATCGATCGCAATGGAGACTTTTTTGCAGAAGGACTTTATGCACTTTGGAATGCTTATCTTACCCATAATCCTGAAAAAGGGGAATTCTCGAAATATATCAGTTGGAAAATACATAATGCACTCATTGACCAGATACGGAAGGATTCCCGGAAACAGGAAAAAGAAGAAATCTATCAGGAGCATATGAAGCAGGAAGAACTGTACTTGTGTGAGGATACAATTTCAGATATCTATTGGTGGGAGCATGTGCGTTCGCTTCTCACGAACAACCAGTGGAAATGGGTTTATCACTTCATCATCATGGATCGCTCCATCACACAAACCGCCCGTTTGGAACAAGTATCGGTGGATGCGGTGAAAAACTGGGGCCGTCATGCAAGAAAGAGGCTGCAAGGTTTGAATTTAGAGCAATGA
- a CDS encoding VanZ family protein, which produces MYKKVIYALLPICVMGLIFIASSQPYEQQDLRPAMNLYLPLDFLKPVLEPISVTYKGELISVATRGVDGMIEFFIRKAAHVTVFFLLMVTTYLAFEKNTSWRFQVKLFVSFLITVIYAGFDEYHQSLTPNRTPYIGDVVLDSIGGLLGCSLIVFLYCKGSVKFP; this is translated from the coding sequence ATGTATAAAAAAGTTATCTATGCTTTATTACCGATATGTGTGATGGGGTTGATTTTCATCGCATCCTCGCAACCCTATGAGCAGCAAGACCTACGTCCTGCTATGAATCTCTATTTACCTTTAGATTTTCTGAAGCCTGTATTAGAACCGATTTCTGTTACATACAAAGGAGAGCTGATCAGCGTAGCTACCCGTGGTGTCGATGGTATGATCGAGTTTTTCATCAGGAAGGCAGCCCATGTGACGGTGTTTTTCTTGTTGATGGTGACCACTTACCTCGCTTTTGAAAAAAATACGAGCTGGAGATTCCAGGTCAAGCTGTTTGTCTCGTTCCTGATCACGGTTATTTACGCCGGGTTTGATGAATACCACCAGTCTTTGACGCCGAATCGGACGCCTTACATAGGAGATGTGGTGTTGGATAGTATAGGGGGACTTCTCGGGTGTTCACTCATTGTCTTTCTCTATTGTAAAGGCTCTGTTAAATTCCCCTGA
- a CDS encoding IS110 family transposase gives MNHNRNNKINQITEDSLVIGIDIAKKKHYACALDDRGRELQRPLGFNQSLEGFESFRENVDEWLQRHKKSSVLVGFEPTGHYWMNFASFLMESDIPFVVVNPMHVKRTKEFDDNLQTKNDQKDARVIGKLMGNGHFSYPRIPDGVEAELRNGSCMRWKLKEEHARLKNQMTGWLDQYFPEFKAVIKGFGQLACAILKHTPLPQELIHQEVEELALIYKEKAGVNSPAKKTIRDMKHVAEKSIGLTKGAEMAHFEIATLVDQFLLIERRLEEIDTRLNELASQLEEYEHLISIPGIGKNTVSDLLAETGSLKQYKHPRQLIKLAGLTLRENSSGKHEGAKGISKRGRKRLRSLLYRAILPLIQNNGAFQELYQYYITRSNNPLKKKEAMVVLCGKLLKIFFGLSNHQVYFNEDRMKQDLHCLKQAA, from the coding sequence TTGAATCATAATAGGAATAACAAAATTAATCAAATCACCGAAGACTCCCTTGTGATCGGTATTGATATCGCTAAGAAGAAGCACTATGCATGCGCTTTGGACGATCGCGGACGCGAACTCCAACGTCCCCTTGGCTTTAATCAAAGCTTGGAAGGGTTTGAAAGCTTTCGCGAAAACGTGGATGAATGGCTCCAACGACACAAGAAGAGCAGCGTACTGGTTGGGTTTGAACCCACCGGTCATTACTGGATGAATTTCGCTTCCTTCCTGATGGAGTCGGATATTCCCTTCGTGGTCGTCAATCCCATGCATGTAAAGAGAACGAAAGAGTTTGATGATAACCTTCAAACGAAAAATGATCAAAAAGATGCGCGTGTCATTGGGAAGCTCATGGGTAATGGCCATTTCAGCTACCCCAGGATTCCAGATGGGGTGGAAGCTGAACTGAGAAACGGTTCGTGCATGAGATGGAAACTCAAAGAGGAACACGCACGTTTGAAAAACCAGATGACGGGATGGTTAGACCAGTATTTCCCGGAATTTAAAGCGGTTATTAAAGGCTTTGGACAATTGGCCTGTGCGATATTGAAGCACACCCCACTGCCGCAAGAACTTATCCATCAAGAAGTAGAAGAACTGGCCCTGATCTATAAAGAAAAGGCAGGCGTAAATTCCCCAGCGAAGAAAACTATACGAGACATGAAGCATGTAGCTGAAAAATCCATTGGACTTACGAAAGGGGCAGAGATGGCACACTTTGAAATCGCCACTCTTGTCGACCAATTTCTTCTTATCGAACGTCGCTTAGAAGAGATCGATACACGATTGAATGAACTGGCTTCTCAGCTTGAGGAATACGAACACCTTATTTCCATTCCGGGTATTGGGAAGAACACGGTCAGTGATTTACTGGCGGAAACCGGGTCTCTCAAGCAGTACAAACACCCACGCCAACTGATTAAATTAGCGGGGTTAACACTGCGTGAGAACTCTTCCGGAAAGCACGAAGGAGCGAAGGGAATTTCCAAACGTGGGAGGAAACGTCTCAGAAGCCTTCTATATCGTGCTATTTTGCCTTTGATTCAGAATAACGGCGCATTTCAGGAATTGTATCAATACTATATTACTCGCTCCAATAATCCTTTGAAGAAAAAGGAAGCTATGGTTGTCCTTTGTGGGAAACTCTTAAAAATCTTTTTTGGTTTATCGAATCACCAGGTTTATTTCAATGAGGACCGCATGAAACAGGATCTCCACTGCCTCAAACAGGCTGCGTGA
- the thrB gene encoding homoserine kinase, translating to MSGFQIRVPATSANLGPGFDSVGIALSKFVTLDCQPGEDWFFSVPVEDQPYIPSGKSNLIYKTALQTAEAFGYETLPPTHVELTNDVPIARGLGSSSTAVVGGIELADQLLNLKLTKYDKFKIACEIEGHPDNVGPAIYGGIMVSNYDGDHLDYVHFTEGLDGLTWLAIVPSYHLETEKARGLLPTEIDYKQAVNNSGSANVLIAALATKDWVLAGKMMKSDRWHQPYRQALIPGFSDVTEALEYEGSLGHYISGAGPTMVAVFDEWSAAKESRLKGVLPSYLVEPLQVHLTGAETFQKKMC from the coding sequence ATGAGCGGCTTTCAAATCCGGGTGCCTGCGACCTCAGCAAACTTAGGTCCTGGATTTGATTCTGTCGGCATCGCCCTTTCAAAATTCGTCACCCTCGACTGCCAGCCTGGTGAGGATTGGTTTTTTTCCGTTCCTGTGGAGGACCAGCCCTACATTCCTTCAGGGAAAAGTAATCTGATCTATAAAACGGCGCTTCAGACAGCGGAGGCATTCGGTTATGAGACCCTGCCTCCCACTCATGTGGAGCTGACCAATGATGTGCCGATCGCCCGCGGGCTTGGAAGCTCATCTACCGCTGTTGTCGGTGGGATAGAACTGGCGGATCAATTATTGAATTTAAAGCTTACGAAATATGACAAATTCAAAATCGCCTGTGAAATCGAAGGTCATCCGGATAATGTCGGACCTGCCATTTACGGTGGCATCATGGTCTCCAACTATGATGGAGACCACTTGGATTACGTCCACTTCACCGAAGGATTAGATGGGTTGACTTGGCTTGCGATTGTGCCGAGCTATCATTTAGAAACAGAAAAGGCCCGTGGTCTTCTGCCCACAGAAATCGATTATAAACAAGCCGTCAACAACAGCGGCAGTGCCAATGTTTTGATCGCTGCCCTTGCCACGAAAGATTGGGTGCTCGCTGGTAAGATGATGAAAAGCGACCGATGGCATCAGCCCTACCGCCAAGCTTTGATCCCTGGTTTTTCAGATGTTACGGAAGCACTTGAATACGAAGGCTCGCTTGGTCACTACATCAGTGGAGCAGGACCGACGATGGTCGCTGTTTTCGATGAATGGTCAGCAGCAAAAGAAAGTAGACTGAAAGGTGTGCTTCCCTCTTATCTAGTCGAACCATTGCAGGTGCACCTTACCGGGGCGGAGACTTTTCAGAAGAAAATGTGCTGA
- the thrC gene encoding threonine synthase, whose protein sequence is MWKGLIHHYGEFLPVNEKTPRLTLHEGNTPLLPIPTISQDLGIEGYVKIEGANPTGSFKDRGMVMAMAKAIEEGSEAVICASTGNTSASAAAFAARAGLRCIVVIPHGKIAEGKLAQAVMYGAEIYAIKGNFDDALRMVRKIAESEPVTLVNSVNPYRIEGQKTAAFEVCDELGEAPDILSIPVGNAGNISAYWKGFKEYHERHGYGLPKMMGFESSGAAAIVHNRVFEDPETLATAIRIGNPASWDQALVVKQESQGLIDEVTDEEIVQAYQLLAEKEGVFAEPASCASIAGMIKKVKDGTIPQGSKIVHVLTGNGLKDPTTAMEQSPVKPTKIENDYDKFASLVTGVQS, encoded by the coding sequence ATGTGGAAAGGGCTGATTCACCATTATGGTGAGTTTTTACCGGTTAATGAAAAAACACCACGTCTGACATTACATGAAGGAAACACCCCTCTCCTGCCGATTCCGACGATCTCCCAAGACCTCGGTATCGAAGGATATGTGAAAATCGAAGGGGCCAATCCAACGGGATCGTTCAAAGACCGCGGTATGGTGATGGCGATGGCTAAAGCGATTGAAGAAGGTTCGGAAGCTGTCATTTGTGCGTCGACCGGCAACACTTCCGCTTCGGCTGCTGCCTTCGCTGCCCGCGCAGGGTTGCGCTGCATCGTCGTTATACCACATGGAAAAATTGCAGAAGGCAAACTTGCGCAAGCCGTCATGTATGGTGCTGAAATTTACGCCATCAAAGGAAACTTCGATGACGCCTTGAGAATGGTACGTAAAATTGCGGAAAGTGAACCGGTCACATTAGTGAATTCTGTGAATCCTTACCGGATCGAAGGACAAAAGACAGCTGCTTTCGAAGTTTGTGATGAACTAGGAGAAGCTCCTGACATACTCAGTATCCCTGTCGGCAACGCCGGAAACATTTCAGCTTACTGGAAAGGCTTCAAAGAATATCATGAGCGCCATGGCTATGGCCTGCCTAAAATGATGGGCTTTGAATCAAGCGGTGCAGCGGCCATCGTCCACAACCGGGTGTTTGAAGATCCCGAAACACTGGCGACAGCAATCCGCATCGGTAACCCGGCGAGCTGGGATCAAGCACTTGTCGTGAAGCAGGAGTCACAGGGGCTGATCGATGAAGTAACAGATGAAGAAATCGTCCAGGCTTACCAGCTGCTAGCTGAAAAGGAAGGAGTATTCGCAGAACCCGCTTCCTGCGCTTCCATTGCTGGTATGATCAAAAAAGTGAAGGATGGCACGATCCCGCAAGGTTCTAAAATCGTCCACGTCCTCACCGGAAACGGATTAAAAGATCCGACAACAGCCATGGAACAGAGTCCTGTCAAACCGACGAAAATTGAAAATGATTATGACAAGTTCGCTTCCCTGGTAACAGGAGTTCAATCATGA
- a CDS encoding homoserine dehydrogenase — translation MKNTITVGLLGLGTVGSGVIEILRDHKERIEHKTGCDVTIKSVLVNDLSKPRELPADTQLTDRSEDITRDPEIDVIVEVMGGIDHTLTILLEAIEHGKHIVTANKDLVAQHGEQLFEACQKHKCDLYYEASVAGGIPIIRSIMDGLSSDRIRKMMGIVNGTTNYIMTKMAQDGVDFDSVLKEAQDLGFAEADPTADVDGLDAARKMTILSILGFSMPYSLEDVDIKGIRGISSDDITYAEELGYRIKLIGIAENDHNGVSVSVEPTLLPIQHPLSSVNDEYNAVYVHGDAVGETMFYGPGAGKLPTATAIVADLIAVLKNIRLGTTGTAYVQPQFPKQVKTKKEQLTKKYIRLHVDDQAGMLNDLTNIFAEYDISFDQFIQRPTEQEGERELMLVTHRVSEEDFEKARQDLESLTSVRSIDSIFRVEGGE, via the coding sequence ATGAAAAATACCATTACCGTAGGACTACTAGGATTAGGAACGGTCGGAAGCGGAGTCATTGAAATCCTTCGCGATCATAAGGAACGCATTGAACATAAAACAGGGTGCGACGTCACGATTAAATCAGTGCTTGTCAATGATTTGTCGAAACCGCGCGAACTCCCGGCTGATACCCAGTTGACGGATCGCTCTGAAGATATTACGAGAGATCCAGAGATTGACGTCATCGTAGAGGTAATGGGTGGGATCGATCACACATTAACCATATTATTAGAAGCGATTGAACATGGAAAACATATTGTCACAGCCAACAAGGATTTAGTCGCCCAGCATGGTGAACAGCTTTTCGAAGCTTGTCAAAAACACAAATGCGATCTCTATTATGAAGCAAGTGTCGCCGGAGGCATTCCGATCATCCGTTCCATCATGGATGGGCTTTCGTCTGATCGGATCCGTAAGATGATGGGGATCGTCAATGGTACGACAAACTATATCATGACGAAGATGGCCCAGGATGGCGTCGATTTTGACAGTGTTTTAAAAGAAGCTCAGGACTTAGGTTTTGCTGAGGCAGATCCGACAGCAGATGTCGACGGTCTGGACGCGGCCAGAAAAATGACGATCCTTTCGATCCTCGGTTTTTCCATGCCTTACAGTTTAGAGGATGTCGATATTAAAGGCATTCGGGGAATCTCTTCCGATGACATCACTTATGCGGAAGAATTGGGTTACCGCATCAAACTGATCGGCATTGCTGAGAACGATCACAACGGTGTGTCTGTCAGCGTAGAACCGACGTTGCTGCCGATCCAGCACCCGCTTTCTTCAGTCAATGATGAATACAACGCGGTCTATGTCCATGGAGACGCCGTCGGGGAAACGATGTTTTACGGTCCTGGGGCAGGAAAGCTGCCGACAGCGACAGCGATTGTTGCCGATCTTATCGCCGTACTGAAGAACATTCGTTTAGGAACGACAGGGACAGCTTATGTCCAACCACAGTTCCCTAAACAGGTCAAAACCAAAAAAGAACAGCTGACAAAGAAATATATCCGTCTCCATGTTGATGATCAAGCAGGCATGTTAAATGATTTGACGAACATTTTTGCAGAGTATGATATTTCCTTCGATCAGTTCATCCAGCGGCCCACCGAGCAGGAAGGTGAACGCGAATTGATGTTGGTCACACATCGAGTGAGTGAGGAAGATTTTGAAAAAGCACGTCAGGACCTTGAGTCACTAACATCCGTACGCAGTATCGACAGCATATTCCGAGTAGAAGGAGGCGAATGA
- a CDS encoding LacI family DNA-binding transcriptional regulator, which produces MTTINDIAELAGVSRTTVSRALNNSGYVSEEARDRIMKIVDETGYMPSQSAKSLRTKRSGVIGVILPRLSTETSTRVVNGINETLAKEGFQILLTDTELDKKKEIEYIRLLKSRHVDGIILLATNVNDELIDTIHHTGIPFLAIGQDLPGVTSLVYEDYHAASDLTNMLIHKGHEKVAFIGVDPADPSVGQQREQAYRDMMTRKNLTIREEWVDEGDFSIESGYESMKRILKNSRDDKPTAVFAVTDRMAIGAMEYLKEQGYAIPADMAVVGIGASNMSKYISPSLTTVDYYNKDAGRKAAKMLLRQIKKENSDEKFDLTYRLIIRDSV; this is translated from the coding sequence ATGACAACAATCAATGATATTGCCGAACTTGCAGGTGTCTCACGCACCACTGTTTCAAGAGCTTTGAACAATAGTGGGTATGTAAGTGAAGAAGCGAGAGACCGAATCATGAAGATCGTCGATGAAACAGGTTATATGCCGAGCCAATCTGCAAAATCACTGCGTACGAAACGCTCGGGCGTCATCGGCGTCATACTGCCTCGGCTCAGTACAGAAACATCAACTAGGGTAGTGAATGGCATCAATGAAACATTAGCCAAAGAAGGCTTTCAGATTCTGTTGACAGATACAGAGCTTGATAAGAAAAAAGAAATCGAATACATCCGACTGCTGAAAAGCCGCCATGTTGATGGCATCATCCTGCTTGCGACGAATGTGAATGATGAGCTGATCGATACCATCCATCATACCGGCATCCCATTTTTAGCGATAGGACAAGACCTTCCCGGGGTCACTTCGCTCGTATATGAGGATTACCATGCCGCCAGTGATTTGACGAACATGCTGATTCACAAAGGTCATGAAAAGGTGGCATTCATCGGTGTGGATCCTGCAGATCCATCCGTCGGTCAGCAGCGGGAGCAAGCTTACCGTGACATGATGACAAGGAAAAACCTTACCATTAGGGAAGAGTGGGTCGATGAAGGGGACTTCAGCATCGAGTCAGGATACGAATCGATGAAACGCATCTTGAAAAACAGCAGAGATGACAAACCGACGGCTGTTTTTGCTGTTACCGACCGCATGGCGATCGGGGCGATGGAATATTTGAAGGAGCAAGGGTATGCGATTCCAGCAGATATGGCTGTAGTCGGCATCGGGGCTTCAAATATGTCTAAGTATATCAGCCCATCACTTACAACCGTAGATTATTATAATAAAGATGCCGGCCGCAAAGCCGCTAAAATGCTATTGAGACAAATAAAGAAAGAAAATTCAGACGAAAAATTCGATCTTACCTATAGACTCATAATAAGGGATAGTGTATAG
- a CDS encoding sucrose-specific PTS transporter subunit IIBC, whose protein sequence is MADNSQIAKQVIEAAGGQENISSVAHCATRLRIMLHDKEKADISAIEEIDKVKGAFYNSGQLQVIFGTGTVNRIYEEVTKQEVQGASKAEVKEETKKQGNAFQRWIRTFGDVFVPIIPALVATGLFMGLRGLVTQPEILALFGLTPESIPENFILFTQVLTDTAFIFLPALVAWSTFKVFGGSPILGIVIGLMLVSPALPNAWDIAGGSAEPLTFFGFIPVIGYQGSVLPAFITGIVGAKLEKGLRKKVPEALDLILTPFLVLLIMITLALFVIGPVFHIVENGIFAGTRAVLELPLGLSGLIIGGLHQVIVITGVHHIFNLLEIQLLERVGENAFNPLITAAIAAQGGAALAVGMKSKAKKMKALALPSALSAFLGITEPAIFGVNLRYMRPFIMGLIGGAAGGFFASLTNIAASGMAITVLPGFLLYIGEMSSFVLYLVTNLIAIGVAFALTWAFGYTDKMLEDK, encoded by the coding sequence ATGGCTGATAACTCACAAATTGCCAAACAGGTCATCGAAGCCGCTGGTGGACAGGAGAACATTTCTTCCGTGGCTCACTGTGCCACCCGCTTAAGGATCATGCTGCATGATAAAGAGAAGGCGGATATTTCTGCGATTGAGGAGATCGATAAGGTCAAAGGTGCTTTTTATAACTCTGGACAATTGCAAGTGATCTTCGGAACAGGTACGGTCAACCGCATCTATGAAGAAGTGACAAAGCAGGAGGTGCAAGGGGCTTCCAAGGCAGAAGTGAAGGAAGAAACGAAAAAACAAGGGAACGCCTTCCAACGCTGGATCAGGACATTCGGGGATGTTTTCGTGCCGATCATCCCAGCCCTTGTAGCGACAGGACTGTTCATGGGGCTGCGCGGCCTCGTTACACAGCCTGAAATTTTAGCTTTGTTCGGATTGACTCCGGAAAGCATTCCGGAGAACTTCATTTTGTTTACACAAGTATTGACGGATACAGCATTCATCTTCCTGCCGGCCCTTGTCGCCTGGTCCACATTCAAAGTGTTCGGGGGAAGCCCGATTCTTGGTATAGTCATCGGTCTCATGCTTGTTTCACCAGCTTTGCCGAACGCATGGGACATCGCAGGTGGAAGTGCAGAACCATTGACTTTCTTCGGATTCATCCCAGTTATCGGTTATCAGGGCTCTGTACTTCCGGCCTTTATTACGGGGATCGTCGGAGCTAAGTTAGAGAAAGGATTGAGGAAAAAGGTGCCTGAAGCCCTTGATCTGATTTTGACGCCATTCTTAGTCCTTTTGATTATGATTACTTTAGCATTATTCGTCATTGGACCGGTTTTCCATATCGTTGAAAACGGAATCTTTGCAGGTACACGTGCTGTGCTTGAATTGCCACTAGGCTTGAGTGGACTGATCATCGGTGGGCTGCACCAGGTGATCGTAATCACAGGGGTGCATCACATCTTCAACCTCCTTGAAATCCAGTTGCTTGAGCGTGTGGGAGAAAATGCTTTCAACCCACTGATTACAGCTGCGATCGCTGCCCAGGGTGGTGCGGCACTGGCTGTCGGTATGAAGTCAAAAGCTAAGAAAATGAAAGCATTGGCTTTACCTTCCGCATTATCTGCATTTCTGGGGATTACTGAGCCGGCGATTTTCGGTGTCAACTTGCGTTATATGCGTCCGTTCATCATGGGATTGATCGGTGGAGCTGCCGGCGGTTTCTTCGCCTCCCTGACGAATATCGCGGCATCAGGTATGGCGATTACTGTCCTGCCAGGCTTCCTTCTCTATATCGGTGAGATGAGTTCATTCGTCCTCTACTTAGTGACGAACCTGATCGCTATCGGAGTCGCCTTCGCTCTCACCTGGGCGTTCGGTTACACAGACAAAATGCTTGAAGACAAATAA